The following coding sequences are from one Pigmentibacter sp. JX0631 window:
- the lgt gene encoding prolipoprotein diacylglyceryl transferase, which translates to MIPSQSYWTFDLSPFVFQVKNINFNWVTTWWGILSLLVVFGGGYFFTRLQIQNTKQELKEPNNSYLTKKLQNWELIQTILIYCFVVFGILYCLQILNVNWGLRWYSTMYLIGFIAVYIGCMHWIRKKTLMLTEAMLMNLITFCILGMLIGARLVYVFVYNWDYYKDRPLDAIATWEGGLSFHGGIIGVSLAIIFYCRKNKIPFFHLTDKLVRIIPIGIGMGRIGNFLNGELWGRAVESNIPWAIIFPEGGNVARHPSQIYQSLGEGWGLFVTLFIISRWKHKEGTISACFIMFYCIYRFIVEYFRAADAQINYFYLNTFSWQPLNAFPGTPSWQIVTMGQILCFFFFFFGCFLMYLSRKNVFEGSKEWQTRMDQFSKIHSAEKKK; encoded by the coding sequence ATGATACCATCTCAATCTTATTGGACATTTGACTTAAGTCCCTTTGTTTTTCAAGTCAAAAATATTAATTTCAATTGGGTGACTACCTGGTGGGGTATACTTTCTCTCCTAGTTGTCTTTGGTGGGGGTTATTTTTTTACACGTTTGCAAATTCAAAATACGAAACAAGAATTGAAAGAACCAAATAATTCTTACTTAACAAAAAAATTACAGAATTGGGAGCTTATTCAAACTATTCTTATTTATTGCTTTGTTGTGTTTGGAATTTTGTATTGTCTTCAAATTTTAAATGTAAATTGGGGCTTACGTTGGTATAGCACGATGTACCTGATCGGTTTTATAGCCGTATACATTGGCTGTATGCATTGGATTCGGAAAAAAACTCTAATGTTAACTGAAGCCATGCTAATGAATTTAATTACATTTTGTATTCTGGGTATGCTAATAGGAGCAAGACTCGTTTATGTTTTTGTTTATAATTGGGACTACTACAAAGATCGTCCCCTTGACGCAATCGCTACTTGGGAAGGTGGGCTTTCATTTCATGGTGGAATAATCGGTGTTTCATTAGCTATTATTTTTTATTGTAGAAAAAACAAAATTCCTTTTTTCCATTTAACCGACAAATTAGTGCGAATTATTCCAATTGGTATCGGCATGGGAAGAATTGGAAATTTTTTAAATGGCGAGCTCTGGGGACGCGCTGTTGAAAGTAATATTCCTTGGGCAATTATTTTTCCTGAAGGAGGTAATGTTGCAAGACACCCCAGTCAAATATATCAAAGTTTAGGTGAAGGCTGGGGGTTATTTGTTACTTTATTTATAATTTCACGTTGGAAACATAAAGAAGGTACAATATCAGCCTGTTTCATTATGTTTTACTGTATATACAGATTTATCGTCGAATATTTTAGAGCTGCAGATGCGCAAATTAATTATTTCTATTTAAATACTTTTTCATGGCAACCATTAAATGCTTTTCCAGGAACACCAAGCTGGCAAATAGTTACAATGGGACAAATATTATGCTTCTTCTTCTTTTTCTTTGGATGCTTTTTAATGTATTTATCCAGGAAAAATGTTTTCGAAGGAAGTAAAGAATGGCAAACCAGAATGGATCAATTTTCCAAAATTCATAGCGCTGAGAAAAAGAAATGA
- a CDS encoding phosphatase PAP2 family protein: MTQELPPQIAPQHYEEKSSNWSKFNPGEWKQDIFTIPLEIGLIAGINQFSTIHTTSLWPFNDEVADKDPKETTYPRSKLLPYALGTSAAILGGLSLYSNEFPTYRHSIGWIHAHLLTEVATSTAKVTFQRKRPYYDKKVSQGGTLGADDRYSFFSGHASHAFTFATYSSALLFQYSNSSILNWTYASLIYTSAGVIAASRVTDNAHYTSDVITGAIVGTLISAFVFFRVEEVNTNNKKEEQIIYNFNMSPIAFRDDTKNSWYGFNVEFNI, encoded by the coding sequence ATGACTCAAGAACTCCCACCACAAATAGCTCCACAGCATTATGAAGAAAAATCTTCAAACTGGTCTAAGTTCAATCCTGGCGAGTGGAAACAGGATATTTTTACCATACCACTCGAAATAGGATTAATTGCGGGTATAAATCAATTTAGTACTATCCATACAACATCCCTTTGGCCATTTAATGATGAAGTTGCAGATAAAGATCCTAAAGAAACAACCTATCCGCGTTCAAAACTTTTACCATATGCTTTGGGTACAAGCGCTGCTATTTTAGGTGGACTTAGTTTATATTCAAATGAATTCCCAACTTACCGGCATAGTATTGGTTGGATACATGCACATCTACTAACAGAAGTTGCTACATCCACAGCTAAAGTTACCTTTCAAAGAAAAAGACCTTACTATGACAAAAAAGTATCTCAAGGAGGTACACTAGGAGCTGATGATAGATATTCTTTTTTTAGTGGTCATGCTTCCCATGCTTTTACTTTTGCTACCTATTCATCAGCTTTATTATTTCAATATTCAAACAGTTCAATACTAAATTGGACTTATGCCAGCCTTATTTATACGAGTGCAGGAGTTATAGCAGCCTCAAGAGTGACTGATAATGCGCATTATACTAGTGATGTTATTACGGGGGCTATTGTTGGAACTTTAATTTCAGCTTTTGTCTTCTTTAGAGTTGAAGAAGTTAATACTAATAATAAGAAAGAGGAACAGATTATCTATAATTTTAATATGTCTCCTATTGCTTTCCGCGACGATACTAAGAATTCTTGGTATGGATTTAATGTAGAATTTAATATTTAA
- a CDS encoding LOG family protein, translating into MNFALPPSIALYYSTASNLPNDLINEGFNIGTYFGKLACNLILENSKNCPLTTSIIEGSLQQKKSNEFFYAKSKEEKIINSDILLFLPGGLETLEDLLFCFNYNKNLNLKKTIIIYNFSNFYENLLNWFEEVSLINIINSSSDLFCICQNLHEINYFFNEE; encoded by the coding sequence ATGAATTTTGCTCTTCCACCATCTATTGCTTTATATTACTCTACTGCAAGTAACTTACCAAATGATCTAATTAATGAAGGATTTAACATTGGAACTTATTTTGGAAAATTAGCGTGTAATTTAATTCTCGAAAACAGCAAAAATTGTCCTTTAACAACTTCTATAATTGAAGGTTCTTTGCAACAAAAAAAATCGAATGAATTTTTTTATGCTAAAAGTAAAGAAGAAAAAATTATAAATTCTGACATCTTATTATTCTTACCCGGTGGATTAGAAACTTTAGAGGATCTTCTATTTTGTTTTAATTATAATAAAAATTTAAACCTCAAAAAAACAATAATTATTTACAATTTTTCTAATTTTTACGAAAATCTTTTAAATTGGTTTGAAGAAGTTTCTTTAATTAATATTATAAATTCAAGCTCAGATCTTTTCTGCATATGCCAAAACCTTCATGAAATTAACTATTTTTTTAATGAGGAATAA
- a CDS encoding outer membrane lipoprotein carrier protein LolA: protein MPNTKFFKFIFIFSFFFWNYSFSFAQKNEGTMNDQNFEKKYLEVLKTASKQDFFSVKFKQEIYSSLREKISPSDGILYIKKPASFRFEIISPRQEIYVSNSKNFWKYIPELKHAQSLQANANELAFVQLLTNLANIKKFYNVSVWEKPDAQKINENINTPYVKSDTPPPQNDDDIHLRLIPKEDKQQKVLYAVIQVKTGLIQELRIVQTNGNRTRLLFNDYSSNKFSDEVFEFKPPQGIVVDKL from the coding sequence ATGCCAAATACAAAATTTTTCAAATTTATTTTTATATTCTCCTTTTTTTTCTGGAATTATTCATTTTCTTTTGCTCAAAAAAATGAAGGAACAATGAATGATCAAAATTTTGAAAAAAAATATCTTGAAGTTTTAAAAACAGCATCAAAGCAAGATTTTTTTTCCGTGAAATTCAAACAAGAAATATATTCTTCTCTGCGAGAAAAAATTTCACCTTCTGACGGTATTTTGTATATCAAAAAACCTGCATCATTTAGATTCGAAATTATTTCACCACGTCAAGAAATTTATGTATCAAATAGCAAAAATTTTTGGAAGTACATTCCAGAATTAAAACATGCACAAAGCTTGCAAGCCAATGCAAATGAATTAGCCTTTGTTCAGTTGTTAACTAATCTAGCAAATATCAAAAAATTCTATAATGTATCTGTATGGGAAAAACCTGATGCACAAAAGATAAACGAGAACATAAATACACCGTATGTTAAATCTGACACTCCACCACCACAAAATGACGATGATATCCATTTAAGACTCATCCCCAAAGAAGACAAACAGCAAAAAGTTTTATACGCTGTTATTCAGGTGAAGACAGGTCTCATTCAAGAGTTAAGAATTGTTCAAACCAACGGAAACCGAACAAGATTACTTTTTAATGACTATTCTTCAAACAAATTTAGTGATGAAGTTTTTGAGTTTAAACCACCACAGGGAATCGTTGTGGATAAGCTATAA
- the cdaA gene encoding diadenylate cyclase CdaA, which produces MNYLESIKSIISWKAFIDISLVAFLLYQIISMLKGTRAAQVLIGMLVIFITYVFSSMLQFDTLHWIISKFYSSFIIVVIVLFQDDIRRLLTRFGRGPFATGLDSVSGTNIIEEITNAAKSLSHERIGALIVFERSVGLDKLYDHSIMLDAVVSEQLLSSIFQSFSPLHDGAVIIKKDRINCASAQLPLSKNPRFSKKMGTRHSAAVGISEETDAVVLVVSEETGNISIAWEGNLQRQSSSEAARKMLSILLLPRGQNSKIMYWFENFVIFKIHKIYVKSKSFINSPFNKNYKKSDKQLQRKVSSLETLAMQQAELSMQQVEYENKIASNIPSNIHIRFPRSSKIKDIKSNDMQFISSNILSKNQNLNITQNINENISEDDNDIIENDDNKNKNGSEKNKALKAITEIAPEDRFDPPIPKSPPPRDVSIGGIPLDPPIEKNKKDEEKTKKEVTNGNDKKQKDEVK; this is translated from the coding sequence ATGAACTACTTAGAATCTATTAAATCAATAATTTCTTGGAAAGCATTTATCGACATTTCATTGGTCGCTTTTTTGCTTTATCAAATTATATCAATGCTTAAAGGAACTCGTGCAGCCCAAGTATTGATTGGTATGCTTGTTATTTTTATTACTTATGTATTCTCTAGCATGCTTCAATTTGATACTTTACATTGGATTATCAGTAAATTTTATTCCTCTTTTATTATTGTTGTAATAGTTTTATTTCAAGATGACATTCGTCGTTTGTTAACACGTTTTGGAAGAGGACCTTTTGCAACAGGTTTAGACTCTGTTTCCGGAACAAATATTATCGAAGAAATAACAAATGCTGCTAAATCATTGAGTCACGAACGAATAGGTGCCTTAATTGTATTTGAGCGTTCTGTTGGATTAGATAAATTATACGATCACAGTATAATGCTTGATGCTGTTGTCTCTGAACAGCTTTTAAGCAGTATTTTTCAATCATTTTCTCCCTTACATGATGGTGCCGTAATCATAAAAAAAGATCGCATTAATTGCGCTTCTGCTCAGTTACCTCTCTCTAAAAATCCTAGATTTTCAAAAAAAATGGGCACAAGACATAGTGCCGCGGTTGGAATTTCGGAAGAAACAGATGCTGTTGTTTTAGTTGTGAGTGAAGAAACTGGTAATATTTCGATAGCTTGGGAAGGTAACCTACAAAGGCAAAGTTCATCCGAAGCGGCAAGAAAAATGCTCTCTATTTTACTACTTCCTAGAGGACAGAATTCAAAAATAATGTATTGGTTTGAAAATTTTGTAATCTTTAAAATTCACAAAATATATGTAAAAAGTAAATCATTTATAAATTCTCCTTTTAATAAAAATTATAAAAAGAGTGACAAACAACTCCAGAGAAAAGTTTCATCACTTGAAACTCTGGCTATGCAACAAGCCGAGCTTTCTATGCAACAAGTAGAATACGAAAATAAAATTGCTTCAAATATTCCTAGTAATATTCATATTCGTTTTCCAAGAAGCTCAAAAATAAAGGATATAAAATCTAATGATATGCAATTTATTTCTAGCAATATTTTAAGCAAAAATCAAAATTTAAATATTACTCAAAATATTAACGAAAATATATCAGAAGATGATAATGATATTATTGAGAATGATGATAATAAAAATAAAAATGGTAGCGAAAAAAATAAGGCTTTAAAAGCCATTACAGAAATTGCCCCCGAAGATCGTTTTGATCCACCAATACCAAAATCACCTCCTCCCAGAGATGTTTCTATTGGCGGTATTCCATTAGATCCACCAATAGAGAAAAATAAAAAAGACGAAGAAAAAACCAAAAAGGAAGTAACAAACGGTAATGATAAAAAACAAAAGGATGAAGTAAAATAA
- a CDS encoding CdaR family protein → MPVGPQQENLSIAREIFKLITNNFWLKVLSFLFSIVIFFIVRTDKDLTFEKVARVKLVTSSSMIILGQKERTLDVTIKQQNTIFSISPTDIELTGEIEIISETPGKVRIKVGRENFPRLPKQYNMIIERPYIDVDIDKIQEKILPIQAVLKGEPQPGLMVEQVKVTPAQIKVSGARQQLARTQNIFTIPIVIEGISKNLITDANIELEESSAIKSIEKSVVVAISLGPKKFNRTFRSVPIEIKNIAKRNFSKIQLRPSSVDVEVSGQRIILNKLDPSDVRVFIDATDLKPGWQDKPIILKIPGNVSLVKIIPDFISVHLNP, encoded by the coding sequence ATGCCAGTTGGACCTCAACAAGAAAATCTTTCAATAGCTAGAGAAATATTTAAATTAATAACCAATAATTTTTGGTTAAAAGTCCTATCTTTTTTATTTTCTATCGTTATTTTTTTCATTGTCAGAACTGATAAAGATTTAACCTTTGAAAAAGTTGCTAGAGTTAAACTAGTTACTTCATCTTCTATGATTATTCTTGGCCAAAAAGAAAGAACTTTAGATGTTACGATAAAGCAACAGAATACTATATTTTCAATTTCTCCAACTGACATTGAGTTAACTGGAGAAATTGAAATTATTAGTGAAACTCCTGGGAAGGTTCGGATAAAAGTAGGAAGGGAAAATTTTCCAAGATTACCAAAACAGTATAATATGATAATTGAAAGACCTTATATCGATGTAGATATTGATAAAATTCAAGAAAAAATACTTCCCATTCAGGCTGTTTTAAAAGGAGAACCTCAGCCAGGTTTAATGGTTGAACAAGTTAAAGTTACACCTGCACAAATTAAAGTTTCCGGCGCAAGACAGCAACTAGCTAGAACTCAAAATATATTTACTATACCAATTGTGATAGAAGGTATAAGTAAAAATCTTATTACTGATGCTAATATTGAACTAGAAGAATCTTCTGCTATTAAATCTATTGAAAAAAGTGTTGTTGTTGCAATAAGTTTAGGCCCGAAAAAATTTAATAGAACCTTTCGTTCTGTCCCTATAGAAATTAAAAATATAGCGAAAAGAAATTTTTCTAAAATACAATTACGTCCAAGCTCTGTTGATGTTGAAGTATCAGGTCAACGAATTATACTGAACAAACTTGATCCTTCTGATGTTAGAGTTTTTATCGATGCGACAGATCTAAAACCAGGTTGGCAAGACAAACCTATTATCTTAAAAATCCCAGGAAATGTATCTTTAGTAAAGATCATTCCTGATTTCATTTCAGTTCATCTCAATCCTTAA
- the glmM gene encoding phosphoglucosamine mutase → MGKYFGTDGIRGEANAGIMAPVNLLKFAQAFGVSLKRKIEKPKVLIGKDTRVSGYLIEGIISSGLCSVGVDVLFVGPLPTPGIAYLTRGMRADAGIVISASHNPFSDNGIKLFDHNGFKLPDSEELYIEDLMDSNDLAKHLVTSLHLGRAKRIDDAIGQYAVFLKEKFPKNLKLDGFKIVLDCAHGAGYKVGPKVFEELGAKVISIHDNPDGFNINEGSGALHPEVLAKKVIEVGADIGFALDGDADRIIVVDELGNILDGDNIIALCALEMKSQNQLKNNGVCVTIMSNKGFDVAMENAGIKVLRTNVGDRSVMESMLLNNICLGGEQSGHLIFLDSSTTGDALIACLKVLEMMCLTNKKISNLASVMKKFPQITKNVRVSKKPPIETLPLTTSIVREFEKELGSSGRVLLRYSGTESLARITLEGPELTQIESMAKRIEQVLLKEIG, encoded by the coding sequence ATGGGAAAATACTTTGGTACTGACGGTATTCGTGGCGAAGCCAATGCCGGCATTATGGCTCCTGTTAATTTATTAAAATTTGCTCAAGCTTTTGGAGTGAGCTTAAAAAGAAAAATTGAAAAACCAAAAGTTTTAATTGGAAAAGATACAAGAGTAAGCGGTTATTTAATTGAAGGTATTATTTCTTCAGGCTTATGTAGTGTAGGTGTAGATGTTTTATTTGTCGGTCCTTTACCTACTCCAGGAATTGCTTATCTAACAAGGGGTATGCGAGCCGATGCTGGGATTGTTATTTCGGCAAGCCATAATCCATTTTCTGATAATGGAATAAAGCTGTTTGATCACAATGGATTTAAACTTCCTGATAGTGAAGAATTATATATTGAGGATCTTATGGATAGTAATGATCTCGCAAAGCATCTTGTTACGTCATTACACTTAGGAAGAGCAAAAAGAATCGACGATGCAATTGGCCAGTATGCTGTGTTTCTTAAAGAAAAATTTCCTAAAAACTTAAAATTAGATGGTTTTAAAATAGTTCTGGATTGCGCACATGGAGCTGGTTACAAAGTAGGTCCAAAAGTTTTTGAAGAATTGGGGGCAAAGGTCATTTCTATTCATGATAATCCAGATGGATTTAATATAAATGAAGGAAGCGGAGCTCTACATCCGGAAGTACTAGCAAAAAAAGTTATTGAAGTGGGAGCGGATATTGGCTTTGCACTAGACGGTGACGCTGATAGAATAATTGTTGTGGATGAACTTGGTAATATATTAGATGGGGACAATATAATTGCTTTGTGTGCATTAGAAATGAAATCACAAAATCAATTAAAAAATAATGGCGTTTGTGTTACGATAATGAGCAATAAAGGATTTGATGTAGCAATGGAAAACGCTGGCATTAAGGTCTTACGAACAAATGTAGGTGATAGAAGCGTCATGGAGAGTATGTTACTTAACAATATTTGCTTGGGTGGAGAACAATCAGGCCATCTTATCTTTTTAGATTCTAGTACCACTGGTGATGCCTTAATTGCATGCTTAAAAGTATTAGAAATGATGTGTTTGACTAACAAAAAGATATCTAACTTAGCTTCAGTTATGAAGAAATTCCCTCAAATTACAAAAAATGTAAGAGTTAGTAAAAAACCTCCTATAGAGACTCTTCCCCTAACAACTTCGATTGTGAGAGAATTTGAAAAAGAATTAGGATCCTCAGGAAGAGTTTTATTACGTTACAGTGGAACAGAATCACTTGCGCGAATAACACTAGAAGGTCCTGAACTTACGCAAATAGAGTCAATGGCAAAAAGAATTGAGCAGGTACTTTTAAAAGAGATTGGATGA
- a CDS encoding alpha/beta hydrolase — protein sequence MPQKNFNFNFLSSNMHINRYLQLKLLQFIVRPAKKVENLEVIKSTEVALDKSFSKIIKSALNVTGFSSSLITTKYGQIHYYDSDPKSKLQPIVFIHGLGSSAQSWWILGKMLENKRRIIIPDLFHMSGFSQASNSVMNFLEHAESLTEFISQVTDQTVDLCGLSLGGWLSLYIASTQQKKISKLILLNPAGLKVNPFGLRDTLSFLSWKKFHKLYPGIMKAFPFTGIPILSKTAKRALYRNLKDHKIKELLNSTKEDHFVDDNLKNIKCPVLLLWGKEDKLLSNKIPLILNNNIKNITAKWVEDCAHVLSLEAPATCYNEINNFLNLKTIKDNIFSQLVLSSSFSYKTTLILKKERDYDY from the coding sequence ATGCCACAAAAAAATTTTAATTTTAATTTCTTATCTTCAAATATGCATATCAATAGGTATCTGCAATTAAAATTACTTCAATTCATTGTCAGGCCAGCAAAAAAAGTAGAAAATCTTGAAGTTATTAAATCAACAGAAGTTGCCTTAGATAAATCTTTCTCAAAAATTATTAAATCAGCGTTAAATGTAACAGGGTTTTCATCAAGCTTAATAACTACCAAATATGGTCAAATCCACTACTATGATAGCGATCCAAAATCTAAACTACAACCAATTGTATTTATTCACGGTCTGGGCAGTAGTGCTCAAAGTTGGTGGATCCTAGGTAAAATGTTAGAGAATAAAAGAAGAATTATTATCCCAGATTTATTTCATATGTCAGGTTTCAGTCAGGCTAGTAATTCAGTAATGAATTTTCTAGAACATGCTGAATCATTAACAGAATTTATTTCTCAAGTAACTGATCAAACCGTTGACCTTTGCGGATTAAGTTTAGGCGGTTGGCTATCATTATATATTGCAAGTACCCAACAAAAAAAAATTAGCAAATTAATATTACTTAACCCAGCTGGTCTTAAAGTGAATCCTTTTGGATTAAGAGATACACTTTCTTTTTTAAGTTGGAAAAAATTTCATAAATTATACCCAGGAATAATGAAAGCATTTCCTTTTACAGGTATTCCAATTTTAAGTAAAACAGCAAAAAGAGCTTTATACCGTAATTTGAAAGATCACAAAATAAAAGAATTATTAAATTCAACAAAAGAAGATCATTTTGTTGATGATAATTTGAAAAATATTAAATGCCCAGTTTTGCTTCTTTGGGGAAAAGAGGATAAATTATTATCTAATAAAATCCCATTAATTTTAAATAATAACATAAAAAATATTACTGCAAAATGGGTTGAAGATTGTGCACATGTTTTATCTTTAGAAGCACCTGCTACTTGTTATAATGAAATTAATAATTTTTTAAATTTAAAAACTATTAAAGATAATATTTTTTCACAACTAGTTTTATCATCAAGTTTTTCATACAAAACAACGCTAATATTAAAAAAAGAGCGAGATTATGATTATTGA
- the trpD gene encoding anthranilate phosphoribosyltransferase — MIIDKNFSPIMEQVFAGRGFSIDEAEALTFSMLDGTLSDVRIAAVLTGFRFLPVSEEIIIKILKTIKTQSSFKTNKSFENLVDCSGTGGDRITTLNIMTTSAIIAAAAGAKVAKFTGAGNIQKANSLEVLQLLNIFPALNLDKAFEQLEEENITILSSKIVFPSLKHLMDIRKTLGFKTIIDLIIPLANPLNLTGQYIGVFQKDYLPLFANCLKQLKRKKAMVVHGEDGLDEISVCSATYISKLENEKITHEVIKPTDFGLPFYQIKDLLGKDLEYNSKVLIDTLQNKSKQAIIDAVSLNAAATLWCAEKCNTLQEGFVLAKETISNGRAFKILESWKQKTH, encoded by the coding sequence ATGATTATTGACAAAAATTTTTCTCCAATAATGGAACAGGTTTTTGCTGGAAGAGGTTTTTCAATTGATGAAGCAGAAGCTCTTACATTCAGCATGTTAGATGGAACATTATCTGATGTAAGAATAGCGGCAGTTCTTACAGGATTTCGGTTTTTACCAGTGTCAGAAGAAATTATTATTAAAATATTAAAAACTATAAAAACTCAAAGTTCATTTAAAACCAATAAATCTTTTGAAAATTTAGTTGATTGCAGTGGTACAGGGGGAGATAGAATTACTACTTTAAATATTATGACCACTTCAGCAATTATTGCAGCAGCTGCAGGTGCAAAAGTAGCTAAATTTACCGGAGCTGGAAATATTCAAAAAGCAAATAGCTTAGAGGTCTTGCAATTATTAAATATCTTTCCAGCTTTAAATTTAGATAAAGCATTTGAGCAACTTGAAGAAGAAAACATTACAATATTAAGTTCTAAAATTGTATTTCCAAGCTTAAAACATTTAATGGACATTCGCAAAACTTTAGGTTTTAAAACTATTATCGACTTAATAATTCCTTTAGCTAATCCATTAAATCTTACAGGGCAGTATATTGGAGTATTCCAAAAAGATTATTTACCGTTGTTTGCCAACTGTTTAAAACAACTAAAAAGAAAAAAAGCAATGGTTGTCCATGGAGAAGATGGGCTAGATGAAATTTCTGTTTGCTCCGCTACTTATATTTCTAAATTAGAAAATGAAAAGATAACACATGAAGTTATTAAACCTACTGATTTTGGTCTTCCATTTTATCAAATAAAAGACTTACTAGGCAAGGATTTAGAATATAATTCAAAGGTATTAATTGATACTCTGCAAAACAAATCGAAACAAGCTATAATTGATGCCGTTTCTTTAAATGCAGCAGCAACTTTATGGTGCGCAGAAAAGTGCAATACATTGCAGGAAGGTTTTGTCCTCGCAAAAGAAACTATTTCTAATGGAAGAGCCTTTAAAATATTGGAAAGTTGGAAACAAAAGACACATTAA
- a CDS encoding TerC family protein, translating into MDFLSNVSTVPSWLWLFFTIGIVILLLVDLSLFKVTSQSNKTKHALLESCAWIGVALMFNGWFAWNYGSQLGIEFFTGYLVEKTLSMDNIFVILLIFSSFKVPMKYQHRVLFYGVLGAIVMRGLFILFGAHLLHHFHWIMYLFGGILVYTGIKFLFDSDDESNSNDSFIIRKLKKLIPTTDKIEGKSFFVKQNGIRKATPLFLALIVIEITDLIFAIDSVPAVFAVTSDAFVAFASNILAILGLRALYFVLADWIVKLRYLKPGLAVILGFIGLKMLLTDWIKIPSWMSLLVIIATLLTAALSSWYVAKIEGKKK; encoded by the coding sequence ATGGATTTCTTATCAAATGTTTCTACTGTGCCATCTTGGTTATGGCTATTCTTCACTATAGGTATTGTTATTTTGTTGCTGGTAGATCTCAGCTTATTTAAAGTGACAAGCCAAAGCAATAAAACTAAACACGCACTTCTCGAAAGTTGTGCATGGATTGGTGTTGCTCTGATGTTCAATGGATGGTTTGCTTGGAATTATGGCTCACAATTAGGTATTGAATTTTTCACAGGATATTTAGTCGAAAAAACGTTGAGTATGGATAACATTTTTGTCATTCTACTTATTTTTTCATCGTTCAAAGTTCCAATGAAGTACCAACATAGAGTTCTATTCTATGGTGTTCTAGGCGCTATAGTAATGCGTGGACTTTTCATCTTATTTGGAGCACATTTATTACATCATTTTCATTGGATCATGTACTTGTTTGGAGGAATATTAGTTTATACGGGAATTAAGTTTCTGTTTGATTCTGACGACGAAAGTAATTCAAATGATAGTTTTATCATACGCAAACTTAAAAAATTAATTCCAACTACTGATAAAATAGAAGGCAAATCTTTTTTTGTAAAACAAAATGGAATTCGCAAAGCAACACCTTTATTTTTAGCATTAATTGTTATTGAAATTACTGACCTTATTTTTGCTATAGATTCCGTACCTGCTGTGTTCGCTGTAACTAGCGATGCTTTTGTTGCTTTTGCTTCTAACATTCTAGCAATTCTAGGTTTAAGAGCTTTATACTTTGTTCTTGCTGACTGGATTGTAAAATTACGTTACTTAAAACCAGGATTAGCAGTAATCCTTGGATTTATAGGATTGAAAATGCTATTGACAGATTGGATTAAAATCCCAAGTTGGATGTCACTTTTAGTAATTATAGCAACTCTATTAACTGCAGCTTTAAGCTCTTGGTATGTAGCAAAAATTGAAGGAAAAAAGAAATAA